The stretch of DNA ACACGAAGTTGCATTCAAGAAGGGGTTTGAGGTTGTGTGAAACCATGCTTTGCTCTTGTTCGATTGCGTCAGCGAGTTCGTTTACGCTCATTGGTTTTTTCATCAGTTGTTCTAGTATTGCTAACCGGGCAGGATTTGCCAAGTTAACAAAGAACCTGTAGCATATTTCACTTAACCCTTTTTTCATTGGTAATCAGACTTCTGTATTTATCCTAGTATTGCTTTAAGGTCTTTCTCTGCAGTAGTTGTCGGCATTATGTTAAAGTTTTTCACCAAAACATCCAAAACATTAGGAGTAATGAAAGCAGGCAA from Candidatus Bathyarchaeum sp. encodes:
- a CDS encoding metalloregulator ArsR/SmtB family transcription factor — translated: MKKGLSEICYRFFVNLANPARLAILEQLMKKPMSVNELADAIEQEQSMVSHNLKPLLECNFVYSEPDGKKRIYSVNKETVGALFKTVENHAKKFCPTGGKCHLNKTRS